In Conger conger chromosome 12, fConCon1.1, whole genome shotgun sequence, one DNA window encodes the following:
- the erbin gene encoding erbin isoform X1, with the protein MSSKRNLLVRLVPCRCLRGEEETVTSLDYSHCSLEQVPKDIFSFEKTLEELYLDANQIEDLPKQLFNCQLLHRLSLPDNDLTVLPAAIANLINLRELDVSKNSIQEFPENIKNCKVLTIVEASVNPISKLPEGFTQLLSLTQLYLNDAFLEFLPANFGRLTKLQILELRENQLKNLPKSMHKLTQLERLDLGSNEFAEVPEVLEQLTGIKELWMDGNRLTFLPGMMGTLKQLSYLDVSKNNLEMVDEQISGCENLQDLLLSNNALTQLPGSIGSLKKLTALKVDENQLMYLPDAVGGLTALDELDCSFNEIEALPSSIGQCVNMRTFAADHNFLTHLPAEMGNWSSATVLFLHSNKLESLPEEMGDMGKLKVINLSDNKLKNLPFSFTKLSQLTAMWLSENQSKPLIPLQKEEDPETHKTVLTNYMFPQQTRTDEYIPNSDNESFNPSLWEEQRKQRAQVAFECDEDKDERETPPREGNLKRYPTPYPEELKNMVKTAQSVAHRLKEDESGDESGKEKAHVGVRNVGVKVIEKACSNGQAVEMELSEPVSSIQSSVEPDPDETRDEHSALLKTSDSPSAPVSHEDTLEDSEDLSFEEEEEMKIAEMRPPLIEISINQPKVVALSKDKKDDGKDADSLLDETVANSNQNNSNCSSPSRMSDSVSLTTDSSQDTSLCTPERESKLPLEPPNRQEDENLNELKESAPLLQNGNGSDTSLQALLQARPEQTGRFPLSVEERLAFIQKNGDPYSTWDQINMNVPPPDNTPRLEGVVQDASSLNNNYDRLENGNQPPPPPRYERSEGPPSSVDPSLSRSSEELSPQRRAGPGPPPVLKSLSITDIDGGGMKLYCMDPENGPCEAAGRGPGASAQGQSIVRSKSASLLSDQPLQVYPGSSASSDDLLSASKPPKYESRVPPQYNVQYASSTMPKDSLWTQRMPVPPEQTYLPPQHSLANTNYSNRNNAPPYPLQPQQRGPPKGQDPWAMERMLAPGPPRGALQRQGSGSSCASGGEYMTYRDIHTMGRGPLMSQALQRPLSARTYSMDGPGAPRPHSARPPAHELPERTMSVSDFGYPHASPGKRPNVRVKSEHSLLDAPGGRVPVDWRDQVMRHIEAKKMEKNVLSRSYNPKYAAASSSRYGSCRDVHASQGSLVFSVGDGRPYGAHDLCEEVFGPPGPQGYPMDSLRKVPLPNGQMCGSGAGRSQPPMGRNQAPMDRSQAPMARHPSREQLIDYLMLKVSQQPQGPPQGPPRPPPEALPQELRVKIEKNPELGFSISGGLGGRGNPFHPEDTGIFVTRVQPEGPASKLLQPGDKIVQANGHNFVNIDHGYAVSLLKMFPSTVDLIIIREASA; encoded by the exons GCATCCAGGAGTTTCCAGAAAACATCAAGAACTGCAAGGTGTTGACCATCGTGGAAGCGAGCGTGAACCCCATCTCCAA GCTCCCAGAAGGCTTCACCCAGCTGCTCAGCCTCACTCAGCTGTATCTGAACGATGCCTTCCTGGAGTTTCTGCCAGCCAACTTCGGCAG GTTAACCAAACTGCAGATTCTGGAACTACGAGAGAACCAGTTGAAGAATTTGCCAAA AAGCATGCATAAGCTGACCCAGCTGGAGAGGCTAGACCTGGGGAGCAACGAGTTTGCGGAAGTG CCTGAGGTTTTGGAGCAGCTCACGGGAATCAAAGAGCTGTGGATGGATGGGAACAGACTGACTTTCCTCCCTGGG atgatGGGGACCCTGAAGCAACTGTCCTATTTGGACGTGTCCAAGAACAATCTGGAGATGGTGGATGAGCAGATCTCTGGCTGCGAGAACCTCCAGGACCTCCTCCTGTCAAACAACGCCCTGACCCAGCTGCCTGGGTCCATAG GCTCCCTGAAGAAATTAACGGCTCTCAAGGTTGATGAGAACCAGCTGATGTACCTGCCAGACGCTGTGGGGGG cctcaCGGCTCTGGACGAGCTGGACTGCAGCTTCAACGAGATCGAGGCCCTGCCCTCCTCCATCGGCCAGTGCGTCAACATGCGCACCTTCGCCGCAGACCACAACTTCCTGACCCATCTGCCCGCCGAG ATGGGGAACTGGAGCTCCGCCACTGTGCTGTTCCTGCACTCCAACAAGCTGGAGTCCCTGCCGGAGGAGATGGGGGACATGGGCAAGCTCAAGGTCATCAACCTCAGCGACAACAA GCTAAAGAACCTTCCCTTCAGTTTCACCAAGCTGAGCCAGCTGACTGCCATGTGGCTGTCGGAGAATCAG TCAAAGCCACTCATCCCCCTGCAGAAGGAGGAAGACCCTGAGACCCACAAGACCGTGCTCACCAACTACATGTTCCCCCAGCAAACTCGGACCGACGAGT ACATCCCGAACTCGGACAACGAGAGCTTCAACCCGTCGCTGTGGGAGGAGCAGCGGAAGCAGCGGGCGCAGGTGGCCTTCGAGTGCGACGAGGACAAGGACGAGCGGGAGACTCCCCCGCGG GAGGGGAACCTGAAGCGTTACCCCACCCCATACCCTGAAGAGCTGAAGAACATGGTGAAGACGGCCCAGTCCGTCGCCCACCGCCTGAAGGAGGACGAGTCCGGGGACGAGTCGGGCAAGGAGAAGGCGCACGTGGGCGTGCGGAACGTCGGAGTCAAG GTGATCGAGAAGGCCTGCAGTAACGGGCAGGCGGTGGAGATGGAGCTGAGCGAGCCGGTGAGCAGCATCCAGAGCTCCGTGGAGCCTGACCCCGATGAGACGCGCGATGAGCACAGCGCCCTGCTGAAGACCTCTGACAGCCCCTCAGCGCCGGTCAGCCACGAGGACACTCTGGAG gaCTCAGAAGATCTGTCctttgaggaagaggaggagatgaaGATTGCCGAGATGCGTCCACCGCTGATCGAGATCTCGATCAACCAGCCCAAGGTGGTGGCACTCAGCAAGGACAAGAAAG ATGATGGGAAGGATGCAGACTCCCTGCTGGATGAGACTGTGGCCAACAGCAACCAGAACAACAGCAACTGCTCCTCACCGTCGCGCATGTCCGACTCCGTGTCCCTGACCACCGACAGCAGCCAGGACACCTCCCTGTGCACGCCCGAGAGGGAGAGCAAACTGCCCCTGGAGCCGCCCAACAG GCAGGAGGATGAGAATCTGAACGAGCTGAAGGAGAGCGCCCCGCTCCTGCAGAACGGGAACGGGTCGGACACGTCCCTGCAGGCCCTGCTCCAGGCCCGGCCTGAGCAGACCGGCCGCTTCCCGCTGTCCGTGGAGGAGAGGCTGGCGTTCATCCAGAAGAACGGAGACCCCTACAGCACGTGGGACCAGATCAACATGAACGTGCCCCCGCCGGACAACACGCCGCGGCTGGAGGGCGTGGTCCAGGACGCCTCGTCGCTCAACAACAACTACGACAGGCTGGAGAACGGGAACcagcctcccccgccccccaggtACGAGCGCAGCGAGGGCCCGCCCTCCAGCGTGGACCCCTCCCTCTCACGCAGCTCCGAGGAGCTCTCCCCCCAGCGGAGGGCCGGCCCCGGGCCCCCTCCCGTCCTCAAATCCCTCAGCATCACTGATATAGACGGGGGCGGCATGAAGCTCTACTGCATGGACCCTGAGAACGGCCCCTGCGAGGCTGCGGGGAGGGGCCCCGGGGCCTCCGCCCAGGGCCAGAGCATCGTGCGGAGCAAGTCTGCCTCCCTTCTGAGCGACCAGCCCCTGCAGGTCTACCCAGGGTCCTCTGCCTCTTCCGACGACCTGTTGTCCGCCTCCAAGCCGCCCAAGTACGAGAGCCGGGTGCCTCCCCAGTACAACGTCCAGTACGCCAGCAGCACCATGCCCAAAGACAGCCTGTGGACCCAGAGGATGCCCGTCCCACCCGAGCAGACCTACCTCCCGCCCCAGCACTCCCTGGCCAACACCAACTACTCCAACCGCAACAACGCCCCACCCTACCCCCTGCAGCCCCAGCAGAGGGGCCCGCCTAAGGGCCAGGACCCCTGGGCCATGGAGCGCATGCTGGCCCCCGGGCCCCCGCGGGGTGCCCTCCAGAGACAGGGCAGCGGCTCGTCCTGCGCATCCGGGGGCGAGTACATGACGTACCGGGACATCCACACCATGGGCCGCGGGCCCCTGATGAGCCAGGCCCTACAGAGGCCCCTGTCTGCGCGCACCTACAGCATGGACGGGCCCGGGGCCCCTCGGCCCCACAGCGCCCGGCCCCCCGCCCACGAGCTGCCCGAGAGGACCATGTCGGTGAGCGACTTCGGCTACCCCCACGCCAGCCCAGGCAAACGGCCCAACGTGCGGGTGAAGTCGGAGCACTCCCTGCTGGACGCGCCCGGGGGCAGGGTGCCCGTCGACTGGAGGGACCAGGTCATGAGGCACATCGAGGCCAAGAAAATGGAGAAG AACGTGCTGTCTAGGTCCTATAATCCCAAATACGCTGCGGCTAGCAGCTCTCGCTATGGCAGCTGTAGGGATGTGCATGCCAGCCAAGGCTCTCTGGTGTTTAGTGTGGGAGACGGAAGGCCTTACGGAGCCCACgacctgtgt GAAGAGGTCTTTGGGCCACCCGGACCGCAGGGCTACCCCATGGACTCCCTGAGAAAA GTgcctttgcccaacgggcagatGTGTGGCAGTGGTGCGGGCCGCAGCCAGCCGCCCATGGGCCGTAACCAGGCCCCCATGGACCGCAGCCAGGCCCCCATGGCCCGCCACCCATCCAGAGAGCAGCTGATCGACTACCTGATGCTGAAGGTGTCCCAGCAGCCCCAGGGCCCGCCCCAGGGCCCGCCCCGGCCGCCCCCCGAGGCCCTGCCGCAGGAG CTTCGGGTGAAAATCGAGAAGAACCCCGAGCTGGGCTTCAGCATATCCGGAGGACTGGGGGGCAGAGGGAATCCTTTTCATCCAGAAGACACC GGCATTTTTGTGACAAGGGTCCAGCCAGAGGGACCTGCATCAAAGCTCCTGCAGCCAGGCGATAAGATCGTCCAG GCAAACGGACACAACTTTGTTAACATTGACCACGGATATGCAGTGTCCCTGCTGAAGATGTTCCCCAGCACGGTGGACCTGATCATCATCAGAGAAGCGTCTGCATAG
- the erbin gene encoding erbin isoform X2 has product MSSKRNLLVRLVPCRCLRGEEETVTSLDYSHCSLEQVPKDIFSFEKTLEELYLDANQIEDLPKQLFNCQLLHRLSLPDNDLTVLPAAIANLINLRELDVSKNSIQEFPENIKNCKVLTIVEASVNPISKLPEGFTQLLSLTQLYLNDAFLEFLPANFGRLTKLQILELRENQLKNLPKSMHKLTQLERLDLGSNEFAEVPEVLEQLTGIKELWMDGNRLTFLPGMMGTLKQLSYLDVSKNNLEMVDEQISGCENLQDLLLSNNALTQLPGSIGSLKKLTALKVDENQLMYLPDAVGGLTALDELDCSFNEIEALPSSIGQCVNMRTFAADHNFLTHLPAEMGNWSSATVLFLHSNKLESLPEEMGDMGKLKVINLSDNKLKNLPFSFTKLSQLTAMWLSENQSKPLIPLQKEEDPETHKTVLTNYMFPQQTRTDEYIPNSDNESFNPSLWEEQRKQRAQVAFECDEDKDERETPPREGNLKRYPTPYPEELKNMVKTAQSVAHRLKEDESGDESGKEKAHVGVRNVGVKVIEKACSNGQAVEMELSEPVSSIQSSVEPDPDETRDEHSALLKTSDSPSAPVSHEDTLEDSEDLSFEEEEEMKIAEMRPPLIEISINQPKVVALSKDKKDDGKDADSLLDETVANSNQNNSNCSSPSRMSDSVSLTTDSSQDTSLCTPERESKLPLEPPNRQEDENLNELKESAPLLQNGNGSDTSLQALLQARPEQTGRFPLSVEERLAFIQKNGDPYSTWDQINMNVPPPDNTPRLEGVVQDASSLNNNYDRLENGNQPPPPPRYERSEGPPSSVDPSLSRSSEELSPQRRAGPGPPPVLKSLSITDIDGGGMKLYCMDPENGPCEAAGRGPGASAQGQSIVRSKSASLLSDQPLQVYPGSSASSDDLLSASKPPKYESRVPPQYNVQYASSTMPKDSLWTQRMPVPPEQTYLPPQHSLANTNYSNRNNAPPYPLQPQQRGPPKGQDPWAMERMLAPGPPRGALQRQGSGSSCASGGEYMTYRDIHTMGRGPLMSQALQRPLSARTYSMDGPGAPRPHSARPPAHELPERTMSVSDFGYPHASPGKRPNVRVKSEHSLLDAPGGRVPVDWRDQVMRHIEAKKMEKEEVFGPPGPQGYPMDSLRKVPLPNGQMCGSGAGRSQPPMGRNQAPMDRSQAPMARHPSREQLIDYLMLKVSQQPQGPPQGPPRPPPEALPQELRVKIEKNPELGFSISGGLGGRGNPFHPEDTGIFVTRVQPEGPASKLLQPGDKIVQANGHNFVNIDHGYAVSLLKMFPSTVDLIIIREASA; this is encoded by the exons GCATCCAGGAGTTTCCAGAAAACATCAAGAACTGCAAGGTGTTGACCATCGTGGAAGCGAGCGTGAACCCCATCTCCAA GCTCCCAGAAGGCTTCACCCAGCTGCTCAGCCTCACTCAGCTGTATCTGAACGATGCCTTCCTGGAGTTTCTGCCAGCCAACTTCGGCAG GTTAACCAAACTGCAGATTCTGGAACTACGAGAGAACCAGTTGAAGAATTTGCCAAA AAGCATGCATAAGCTGACCCAGCTGGAGAGGCTAGACCTGGGGAGCAACGAGTTTGCGGAAGTG CCTGAGGTTTTGGAGCAGCTCACGGGAATCAAAGAGCTGTGGATGGATGGGAACAGACTGACTTTCCTCCCTGGG atgatGGGGACCCTGAAGCAACTGTCCTATTTGGACGTGTCCAAGAACAATCTGGAGATGGTGGATGAGCAGATCTCTGGCTGCGAGAACCTCCAGGACCTCCTCCTGTCAAACAACGCCCTGACCCAGCTGCCTGGGTCCATAG GCTCCCTGAAGAAATTAACGGCTCTCAAGGTTGATGAGAACCAGCTGATGTACCTGCCAGACGCTGTGGGGGG cctcaCGGCTCTGGACGAGCTGGACTGCAGCTTCAACGAGATCGAGGCCCTGCCCTCCTCCATCGGCCAGTGCGTCAACATGCGCACCTTCGCCGCAGACCACAACTTCCTGACCCATCTGCCCGCCGAG ATGGGGAACTGGAGCTCCGCCACTGTGCTGTTCCTGCACTCCAACAAGCTGGAGTCCCTGCCGGAGGAGATGGGGGACATGGGCAAGCTCAAGGTCATCAACCTCAGCGACAACAA GCTAAAGAACCTTCCCTTCAGTTTCACCAAGCTGAGCCAGCTGACTGCCATGTGGCTGTCGGAGAATCAG TCAAAGCCACTCATCCCCCTGCAGAAGGAGGAAGACCCTGAGACCCACAAGACCGTGCTCACCAACTACATGTTCCCCCAGCAAACTCGGACCGACGAGT ACATCCCGAACTCGGACAACGAGAGCTTCAACCCGTCGCTGTGGGAGGAGCAGCGGAAGCAGCGGGCGCAGGTGGCCTTCGAGTGCGACGAGGACAAGGACGAGCGGGAGACTCCCCCGCGG GAGGGGAACCTGAAGCGTTACCCCACCCCATACCCTGAAGAGCTGAAGAACATGGTGAAGACGGCCCAGTCCGTCGCCCACCGCCTGAAGGAGGACGAGTCCGGGGACGAGTCGGGCAAGGAGAAGGCGCACGTGGGCGTGCGGAACGTCGGAGTCAAG GTGATCGAGAAGGCCTGCAGTAACGGGCAGGCGGTGGAGATGGAGCTGAGCGAGCCGGTGAGCAGCATCCAGAGCTCCGTGGAGCCTGACCCCGATGAGACGCGCGATGAGCACAGCGCCCTGCTGAAGACCTCTGACAGCCCCTCAGCGCCGGTCAGCCACGAGGACACTCTGGAG gaCTCAGAAGATCTGTCctttgaggaagaggaggagatgaaGATTGCCGAGATGCGTCCACCGCTGATCGAGATCTCGATCAACCAGCCCAAGGTGGTGGCACTCAGCAAGGACAAGAAAG ATGATGGGAAGGATGCAGACTCCCTGCTGGATGAGACTGTGGCCAACAGCAACCAGAACAACAGCAACTGCTCCTCACCGTCGCGCATGTCCGACTCCGTGTCCCTGACCACCGACAGCAGCCAGGACACCTCCCTGTGCACGCCCGAGAGGGAGAGCAAACTGCCCCTGGAGCCGCCCAACAG GCAGGAGGATGAGAATCTGAACGAGCTGAAGGAGAGCGCCCCGCTCCTGCAGAACGGGAACGGGTCGGACACGTCCCTGCAGGCCCTGCTCCAGGCCCGGCCTGAGCAGACCGGCCGCTTCCCGCTGTCCGTGGAGGAGAGGCTGGCGTTCATCCAGAAGAACGGAGACCCCTACAGCACGTGGGACCAGATCAACATGAACGTGCCCCCGCCGGACAACACGCCGCGGCTGGAGGGCGTGGTCCAGGACGCCTCGTCGCTCAACAACAACTACGACAGGCTGGAGAACGGGAACcagcctcccccgccccccaggtACGAGCGCAGCGAGGGCCCGCCCTCCAGCGTGGACCCCTCCCTCTCACGCAGCTCCGAGGAGCTCTCCCCCCAGCGGAGGGCCGGCCCCGGGCCCCCTCCCGTCCTCAAATCCCTCAGCATCACTGATATAGACGGGGGCGGCATGAAGCTCTACTGCATGGACCCTGAGAACGGCCCCTGCGAGGCTGCGGGGAGGGGCCCCGGGGCCTCCGCCCAGGGCCAGAGCATCGTGCGGAGCAAGTCTGCCTCCCTTCTGAGCGACCAGCCCCTGCAGGTCTACCCAGGGTCCTCTGCCTCTTCCGACGACCTGTTGTCCGCCTCCAAGCCGCCCAAGTACGAGAGCCGGGTGCCTCCCCAGTACAACGTCCAGTACGCCAGCAGCACCATGCCCAAAGACAGCCTGTGGACCCAGAGGATGCCCGTCCCACCCGAGCAGACCTACCTCCCGCCCCAGCACTCCCTGGCCAACACCAACTACTCCAACCGCAACAACGCCCCACCCTACCCCCTGCAGCCCCAGCAGAGGGGCCCGCCTAAGGGCCAGGACCCCTGGGCCATGGAGCGCATGCTGGCCCCCGGGCCCCCGCGGGGTGCCCTCCAGAGACAGGGCAGCGGCTCGTCCTGCGCATCCGGGGGCGAGTACATGACGTACCGGGACATCCACACCATGGGCCGCGGGCCCCTGATGAGCCAGGCCCTACAGAGGCCCCTGTCTGCGCGCACCTACAGCATGGACGGGCCCGGGGCCCCTCGGCCCCACAGCGCCCGGCCCCCCGCCCACGAGCTGCCCGAGAGGACCATGTCGGTGAGCGACTTCGGCTACCCCCACGCCAGCCCAGGCAAACGGCCCAACGTGCGGGTGAAGTCGGAGCACTCCCTGCTGGACGCGCCCGGGGGCAGGGTGCCCGTCGACTGGAGGGACCAGGTCATGAGGCACATCGAGGCCAAGAAAATGGAGAAG GAAGAGGTCTTTGGGCCACCCGGACCGCAGGGCTACCCCATGGACTCCCTGAGAAAA GTgcctttgcccaacgggcagatGTGTGGCAGTGGTGCGGGCCGCAGCCAGCCGCCCATGGGCCGTAACCAGGCCCCCATGGACCGCAGCCAGGCCCCCATGGCCCGCCACCCATCCAGAGAGCAGCTGATCGACTACCTGATGCTGAAGGTGTCCCAGCAGCCCCAGGGCCCGCCCCAGGGCCCGCCCCGGCCGCCCCCCGAGGCCCTGCCGCAGGAG CTTCGGGTGAAAATCGAGAAGAACCCCGAGCTGGGCTTCAGCATATCCGGAGGACTGGGGGGCAGAGGGAATCCTTTTCATCCAGAAGACACC GGCATTTTTGTGACAAGGGTCCAGCCAGAGGGACCTGCATCAAAGCTCCTGCAGCCAGGCGATAAGATCGTCCAG GCAAACGGACACAACTTTGTTAACATTGACCACGGATATGCAGTGTCCCTGCTGAAGATGTTCCCCAGCACGGTGGACCTGATCATCATCAGAGAAGCGTCTGCATAG